One genomic window of Geodermatophilus sp. DSM 44513 includes the following:
- a CDS encoding DEAD/DEAH box helicase, which translates to MSAPNPPLLQISARDVPPVVDVRRTDGVPDALWSQVLAHWGASGTRPNERTTVAQHRFLTDLAWLPPALRRSRVGITWDDRARDLVSAAGSERGELAAARDSTSLDAAAVRSRLTGSRMNPDVLQPFQLRDLGRLLALPHGANFSVPGAGKTAVTYAVYEAERAAGRVQRLLVAGPLSAFEGWRTEAARWLAPPPTIGTVAAGEWHTEVLLVTYNRLLSSYEDIAAWVAAQPTHVVLDEAHRVKRGRGGQWGSASLDLARLAARRDVLTGTPAPHHPRDLAALLDFCWPGQGRALLPQQAFAAVPPASAMHETQVAVAPLFARTTKAELHLPEMAFTVQPIPLDGLQAEIYAALRNRAAQQFVSTAQDQTAFARMGRVVMYLLEAATNPALLAAGSATGDPLPFQHPPLDIPPGSRLAELIADYGTYETPPKFAALAQIVSENAAATPPRKTLVWSNFVRNLEQLASRVLPALNPAVVHGGVPAEVPARPGGRTREQELRRFRHDPDCTVLLANPAAMSEGVSLHDVCHEAVYLDRTFNAGQYLQSLDRIHRLGLPPGTRTQVTFLVTSGTVDETVDRRVRVKAERLSALLNDPELTTFALPDEDDYGPVLDNRDDAAALFAHLRGLSPP; encoded by the coding sequence GTGAGCGCGCCGAACCCGCCTCTTCTTCAGATCAGCGCACGCGACGTACCACCCGTCGTGGACGTGCGCCGAACCGACGGTGTACCCGATGCGCTCTGGTCGCAGGTCCTCGCGCACTGGGGAGCCAGCGGCACTCGGCCGAACGAGCGGACGACGGTTGCCCAGCACCGCTTCCTCACCGATCTGGCCTGGCTGCCCCCCGCCCTGCGTCGATCCCGGGTGGGCATCACCTGGGACGACCGTGCCCGCGACCTCGTCTCGGCCGCCGGCTCGGAACGAGGCGAGCTGGCAGCGGCGCGCGACAGCACATCCCTGGACGCGGCGGCCGTCCGCAGCCGGCTGACCGGGTCACGAATGAACCCCGATGTTCTGCAACCGTTCCAGCTCCGCGACCTGGGCCGGCTGCTCGCCCTGCCCCACGGCGCGAACTTCAGCGTGCCCGGAGCGGGCAAGACCGCGGTCACCTACGCGGTGTATGAGGCGGAACGCGCCGCCGGACGCGTCCAGCGGCTGCTCGTCGCCGGGCCGCTCTCCGCGTTCGAGGGGTGGCGGACCGAGGCGGCCCGGTGGCTGGCCCCGCCACCCACCATCGGCACCGTGGCCGCAGGGGAATGGCATACCGAGGTCCTGCTGGTGACCTACAACCGGCTGCTGTCCTCCTACGAGGACATCGCGGCCTGGGTGGCGGCCCAGCCCACGCACGTGGTGCTCGACGAGGCCCACCGGGTCAAGCGTGGTCGCGGCGGCCAGTGGGGATCGGCCTCCCTGGACCTGGCCCGTCTCGCCGCCCGGCGGGACGTCCTCACCGGCACCCCCGCGCCGCACCACCCCCGCGACCTCGCCGCCCTCCTGGACTTCTGCTGGCCCGGACAGGGCAGGGCACTACTCCCCCAGCAGGCGTTCGCGGCCGTACCCCCAGCCAGCGCCATGCACGAGACCCAGGTCGCCGTCGCGCCGCTGTTCGCCCGCACCACCAAGGCAGAGCTGCACCTCCCCGAGATGGCCTTCACGGTTCAGCCGATCCCCCTGGACGGCCTGCAGGCGGAGATCTACGCCGCGCTGCGCAACCGGGCGGCGCAGCAGTTCGTGTCCACCGCGCAGGACCAGACCGCGTTCGCCCGCATGGGCCGCGTCGTGATGTACCTGCTGGAGGCCGCGACCAATCCGGCGCTGCTGGCTGCCGGCTCGGCCACCGGCGACCCCCTGCCCTTCCAGCATCCGCCCCTCGACATCCCACCCGGCAGCCGCCTCGCCGAACTCATCGCCGACTACGGGACGTACGAGACACCCCCCAAGTTCGCCGCGCTGGCCCAGATCGTGTCGGAGAACGCGGCCGCCACACCGCCCCGCAAGACGCTGGTCTGGTCGAACTTCGTGCGCAACCTCGAGCAACTGGCCAGCCGGGTGCTGCCGGCGCTCAACCCGGCCGTCGTGCACGGCGGCGTGCCGGCTGAGGTGCCGGCACGACCGGGCGGGCGCACCCGGGAGCAGGAGCTGCGGCGCTTCCGCCACGATCCCGACTGCACCGTTCTGCTGGCCAACCCCGCCGCGATGAGCGAAGGGGTAAGCCTGCACGACGTGTGCCACGAGGCCGTCTATCTCGACCGGACCTTCAACGCCGGCCAATATCTGCAGAGCCTGGACCGGATCCACCGCCTCGGCCTGCCGCCCGGGACCAGGACCCAGGTGACGTTCCTGGTCACCAGCGGCACCGTCGACGAGACCGTGGATCGCCGCGTACGAGTGAAGGCCGAGCGGCTGAGCGCACTGCTCAATGACCCCGAGCTGACCACCTTCGCCCTGCCCGACGAGGACGACTACGGGCCGGTGCTCGACAACCGCGACGACGCCGCAGCTCTGTTCGCCCACCTCCGCGGCCTCTCCCCACCATGA
- a CDS encoding ubiquinol-cytochrome c reductase cytochrome b subunit has protein sequence MAGPLRRMLNKVFPDHWSFLLGEIALYSFLILLLSGTYLTFFFDASMREVVYEGSYAPLRGVEMSAAFESTLRLSFDVRGGLFMRQVHHWSALLFVAAIIVHLLRVFFTGAFRRPRETNWLIGVVLLLLAILEGFAGYTMPDDLLSGTGLRIASAIILSIPVVGTWLHWAVFDGDFVGEVIVGRLYILHVLLIPAILLALIALHLLILVKQKHSQFPGAGRTEHNVVGNRLFPTFAGKATGLFFVVFGVCAALAGLVQINPIWLWGPYNPAHVSAASQPDWYVMFLDGALRLFPAWDINLPGGYTIPAPFWPTVVLPGLLFTALALYPFIERKLTGDTASHHLLQRPRDVPVRTSLGAMALAFYLVLLISGGNDVIADKFHLSLNAMIWAGRIGLIVLPPIAYTVTYRLCLGLQRHDREVLEHGIETGVIRRLPSGQFVEVHQPLGPVDDHGHGRLAYGGAPVPKRMNHVGTARRAVRGFFSPIEQPSPIALDNRRDDGQETAPEAGRELTSSGRPFDGGRPQEPRD, from the coding sequence GTGGCCGGCCCGCTGCGCCGGATGCTGAACAAGGTCTTTCCCGACCACTGGTCGTTCCTGCTCGGGGAGATCGCGCTCTACTCGTTCCTCATCCTGCTGTTGTCCGGCACGTACCTGACCTTCTTCTTCGACGCGTCGATGCGGGAAGTCGTCTACGAGGGGTCGTACGCGCCGTTGCGCGGCGTGGAGATGTCGGCCGCCTTCGAATCGACGCTCCGCCTGTCGTTCGATGTCAGGGGCGGGCTTTTCATGCGGCAAGTGCACCACTGGTCAGCCCTGTTGTTCGTCGCCGCGATCATCGTCCATCTGCTGCGCGTCTTCTTCACCGGCGCGTTCCGCCGGCCGCGCGAGACCAACTGGTTGATCGGCGTCGTCCTCCTGCTGCTGGCCATTCTGGAGGGCTTCGCCGGGTACACCATGCCCGACGACCTGCTGTCGGGAACGGGACTGCGGATCGCCTCGGCAATCATCTTGTCCATCCCGGTTGTCGGTACCTGGTTGCACTGGGCCGTCTTCGACGGAGACTTCGTGGGCGAAGTCATCGTCGGGCGTCTCTACATCCTTCATGTGTTGCTGATCCCGGCGATCCTGCTGGCGCTCATCGCCCTGCACCTGCTGATCCTGGTCAAGCAGAAGCACAGCCAGTTCCCGGGCGCTGGGCGGACCGAGCACAACGTGGTCGGCAACCGGCTGTTCCCGACCTTCGCCGGTAAGGCCACCGGCCTCTTCTTCGTCGTCTTCGGCGTCTGCGCCGCCCTGGCCGGGCTGGTGCAGATCAACCCCATCTGGCTGTGGGGGCCGTACAACCCCGCCCACGTGTCGGCCGCCTCCCAACCCGACTGGTACGTGATGTTCCTCGACGGGGCGCTCCGACTCTTCCCGGCCTGGGACATCAATCTGCCCGGCGGGTACACCATCCCGGCGCCCTTCTGGCCGACCGTGGTGTTGCCGGGCCTCCTCTTCACGGCCCTGGCGCTCTACCCGTTCATCGAGCGCAAGCTGACCGGAGACACCGCCTCACACCACCTACTGCAGCGCCCCCGGGACGTGCCGGTACGTACGTCTCTGGGCGCGATGGCATTGGCCTTCTACCTGGTGCTGCTCATCAGCGGCGGCAACGACGTCATCGCCGACAAGTTTCACCTCAGCCTCAACGCGATGATCTGGGCCGGCCGCATCGGCTTGATCGTCCTGCCGCCGATCGCCTACACGGTCACCTACCGCCTCTGCCTCGGGCTGCAGCGGCATGACCGAGAGGTGCTCGAGCACGGCATCGAGACCGGCGTCATCCGACGGCTGCCCAGCGGCCAGTTCGTCGAGGTCCACCAGCCCCTCGGGCCGGTGGACGACCACGGCCACGGCCGACTGGCGTACGGGGGCGCGCCGGTGCCGAAGCGGATGAACCACGTCGGTACCGCCCGCCGAGCCGTCCGCGGCTTCTTCTCCCCCATCGAGCAGCCTTCCCCGATCGCGCTCGACAACCGGCGAGACGACGGACAAGAGACGGCGCCTGAGGCAGGCCGGGAGCTCACAAGTTCCGGACGCCCTTTCGATGGCGGCAGACCGCAAGAGCCCAGGGATTAG
- a CDS encoding MarR family transcriptional regulator, translating to MHALLPPSATMSELPDPAGFEGDELLTWSGLATVLEWLPALLDAQVQRDAGLTHFEYGLLYALSSAPDRTLRLSVLAGYANSSLTKLSRAVTRLERRQWVRRTTDPTDGRYTLATLTDLGQGKVEQATPGHVATVRQLVLTPLTAAQRRQLRDITQRILSAAGPLQPWRAPTEETPAETDGHR from the coding sequence GTGCATGCGTTGCTTCCGCCGTCGGCGACGATGAGTGAGCTTCCCGACCCAGCCGGGTTCGAGGGTGACGAGCTGCTCACCTGGTCCGGCCTGGCCACGGTGCTGGAGTGGTTGCCGGCCCTGCTGGACGCCCAGGTACAGCGTGACGCCGGTCTGACGCACTTCGAGTACGGCCTGCTCTACGCGCTCTCCTCCGCCCCCGACCGGACCCTGCGCCTGAGCGTGCTGGCGGGCTACGCGAACAGCTCGCTGACCAAGCTGTCGCGCGCCGTCACCCGCCTGGAGCGACGGCAGTGGGTGCGCCGCACGACCGATCCGACCGACGGGCGGTACACCCTGGCGACCCTCACCGACCTCGGACAGGGCAAGGTCGAACAGGCCACGCCCGGGCACGTCGCGACCGTCCGGCAACTGGTCCTCACGCCCTTGACCGCAGCCCAGCGCCGGCAACTCCGCGACATCACTCAGCGCATCCTGAGCGCCGCCGGCCCCCTGCAGCCCTGGCGAGCGCCCACCGAGGAGACCCCAGCCGAGACGGACGGCCACCGCTGA
- a CDS encoding helix-turn-helix domain-containing protein: MLAMGRELGDAREAARRSLADVARDAGMSTAYLHKLEHGQVNSPSPKVLYRLSHTLQVPYARLMDLAGYVPPDLIPARPTAPDGDPLFAELTEAEWRAVRAFVEYLVSTRAHPNP; this comes from the coding sequence ATGCTGGCGATGGGGCGTGAACTCGGGGATGCGCGCGAGGCGGCCCGCCGCTCGCTGGCCGACGTCGCCCGTGACGCTGGCATGTCGACCGCATACCTGCACAAGCTCGAGCACGGCCAAGTGAACAGCCCGTCCCCCAAGGTCCTGTACCGGCTCAGCCATACGCTTCAGGTTCCGTACGCACGCCTCATGGACCTCGCCGGCTACGTCCCGCCGGATCTCATCCCGGCACGACCGACCGCGCCGGACGGTGATCCGCTGTTCGCTGAACTCACCGAAGCCGAATGGCGTGCGGTGCGCGCCTTCGTCGAATACCTCGTCTCCACACGCGCGCACCCAAACCCGTAG
- a CDS encoding DUF2000 domain-containing protein, whose amino-acid sequence MESKQPAPRWATKIAVLLREDLATWQRLNVTAFLASGIAATDPEVIGQPYADGDGTGYLPMFRQPVLVLTGPGDLLSRARTRALERGLAIAVFTADLFSTGADEDNRAAVRAVPGADLDLVGLAVHGPRAAVDKAFKGARMHP is encoded by the coding sequence GTGGAAAGCAAGCAGCCGGCCCCTCGCTGGGCGACGAAGATCGCTGTCCTCCTGCGGGAGGATCTGGCCACTTGGCAGCGCCTGAACGTGACCGCGTTTCTGGCCAGCGGTATCGCCGCCACCGACCCTGAGGTGATCGGGCAGCCGTATGCCGATGGTGATGGCACCGGTTACCTACCGATGTTCCGGCAGCCGGTGCTGGTTCTGACCGGCCCGGGCGACCTGCTGTCCCGTGCCCGCACCCGAGCTCTCGAACGCGGCCTGGCGATTGCGGTGTTCACCGCGGACCTGTTCAGCACCGGCGCGGACGAGGACAACCGCGCAGCGGTGCGGGCAGTGCCCGGGGCGGACCTGGATCTGGTCGGTCTGGCGGTGCACGGGCCGCGGGCGGCGGTGGACAAGGCATTCAAGGGCGCCCGGATGCATCCGTGA
- a CDS encoding AraC family transcriptional regulator: MAAGRGAAAGRETADGDRVVAWRPHVPGLTEVLHASFTDHAYPSHTHAAWTLLIVDAGAIRYDLDRHAHGAWRSGVTLLPPGVPHDGRSDTPEGFRKRVLYLAPDTLGEDRIGAAVDRPAFDDHTLRHRLSQLHAALAYRTESLEAHSRFAFVLERLSQHLTGTVAAPPQVRDDVLADRLRELLDVRTSQGLTLTEAGEVLGAHPTHLVRSFTRRHGLPPHRYLTGRRIDLARRLLLDGMPAAQVATAAGFHDQAHVTRHFRRMLATTPAAYARSRPAVPLRKRATRTSKPPA, translated from the coding sequence ATGGCAGCAGGTCGCGGGGCCGCAGCGGGCCGCGAGACCGCCGACGGCGACCGGGTCGTCGCCTGGCGCCCCCACGTCCCCGGCCTGACGGAGGTTCTCCATGCCTCCTTCACCGATCACGCCTACCCCTCGCACACCCACGCCGCCTGGACGCTGCTGATCGTCGACGCGGGCGCCATCCGATACGACCTGGACCGGCACGCCCATGGCGCCTGGAGATCGGGTGTGACACTGCTGCCGCCGGGCGTGCCGCACGACGGCCGGTCCGACACCCCTGAAGGCTTCCGCAAGCGGGTGCTGTACCTGGCGCCCGACACCCTCGGTGAGGACCGCATCGGCGCCGCAGTGGACCGGCCGGCCTTCGACGACCACACGCTCAGACACCGCCTGTCTCAGCTGCACGCCGCACTGGCGTACCGCACCGAATCGCTGGAGGCCCACAGCCGGTTCGCCTTCGTCCTCGAGCGCCTGAGCCAGCACCTGACCGGCACCGTGGCCGCGCCACCGCAGGTGCGCGACGACGTCCTGGCCGACCGGCTGCGCGAACTCCTCGACGTCCGCACCAGCCAAGGCCTCACCCTCACCGAGGCCGGAGAAGTACTCGGGGCGCATCCCACACACCTGGTGCGCTCCTTCACCCGCCGCCACGGCCTGCCACCACACCGCTACCTGACCGGCCGGCGGATCGACCTCGCCCGCCGACTGCTGCTCGACGGAATGCCCGCCGCGCAGGTAGCCACCGCAGCCGGCTTCCACGACCAGGCCCACGTGACCCGACACTTCCGCCGCATGCTGGCCACCACTCCAGCCGCCTACGCACGGTCCCGCCCTGCCGTCCCGCTGAGAAAACGAGCCACCAGGACGTCGAAGCCACCGGCGTGA
- a CDS encoding antibiotic biosynthesis monooxygenase, whose protein sequence is MSTDTHAGVTFINVIDVEPAKQQAVVDILKEGTEKVIRHRPGFLSVRILASKDGTKVVNYAQWRSVEDVQATQADADAAEYAKRAAALATAAPNVYFMVAEYQG, encoded by the coding sequence ATGAGCACCGACACGCACGCAGGGGTCACCTTCATCAACGTCATCGACGTCGAGCCGGCCAAGCAGCAGGCAGTCGTCGACATCCTGAAGGAAGGCACCGAGAAGGTGATCCGGCACCGACCAGGGTTCCTCTCGGTGCGCATCCTTGCCAGCAAGGACGGAACCAAGGTGGTCAACTACGCGCAGTGGCGCAGCGTCGAGGACGTCCAGGCCACCCAGGCCGATGCCGACGCCGCCGAGTACGCCAAGCGCGCCGCGGCCTTGGCGACGGCCGCCCCGAACGTGTACTTCATGGTCGCCGAATACCAGGGCTGA
- the sigJ gene encoding RNA polymerase sigma factor SigJ, which translates to MRKDDTARPARQADDSEQSPGFEAVKAERTLLINLSYRLLGSVADAEDAVQEGYLRWYRLSEQDQAAIESPSGWLIKVVCRICLDMLRSARSRRERYVGEWLPEPVPEAGQWASHRACGGELDPADRVTLDESVSMAVLVVLEAMTPAERVAFVLHDVFRYSFTEVSEIVGRTPQACRKLASSARQRLNTSRQVIAPSSEHAAVVRAFKRAWETGDLAGLIALLAPEATAITDGGGRVSASVEPIETATSIAEFLLGVRDRQPNLQIGEALVNGEAGLVAQADGTTLAVIALETAKQRIHRVWAIRNPDKLGAWTPL; encoded by the coding sequence ATGAGGAAAGACGACACGGCGCGACCCGCACGCCAGGCCGACGACTCGGAGCAGAGTCCCGGGTTTGAAGCGGTCAAAGCGGAGCGCACACTCCTGATCAACCTAAGCTATCGACTCCTCGGCTCTGTCGCGGACGCCGAAGACGCCGTGCAAGAGGGCTACCTCCGCTGGTACCGGTTGAGTGAGCAGGATCAGGCCGCGATCGAATCCCCATCAGGATGGCTTATCAAGGTCGTCTGCAGGATCTGCCTCGACATGCTGCGCTCGGCTCGCTCCCGCCGGGAACGCTACGTCGGGGAATGGCTGCCCGAACCTGTACCGGAGGCCGGGCAGTGGGCCAGCCACCGAGCCTGCGGCGGCGAACTCGATCCGGCCGACCGGGTGACACTCGACGAGTCCGTATCGATGGCCGTCCTGGTCGTCCTGGAAGCCATGACACCGGCCGAACGCGTCGCCTTCGTCCTGCACGACGTCTTCCGATACTCCTTCACCGAAGTCTCCGAGATCGTCGGACGTACTCCACAGGCCTGCCGCAAACTGGCTTCCTCCGCCAGGCAACGCCTCAATACCTCGAGACAGGTCATCGCACCGAGCTCTGAGCATGCGGCCGTGGTCCGGGCCTTCAAGAGAGCCTGGGAGACGGGCGATCTAGCGGGCCTCATCGCGCTGCTGGCACCAGAAGCGACAGCAATCACCGACGGCGGCGGACGGGTGAGCGCTTCCGTCGAACCGATCGAGACAGCCACCTCCATCGCTGAATTCCTCCTGGGCGTCCGTGACCGGCAACCGAATCTGCAGATCGGGGAGGCCCTCGTCAACGGTGAAGCGGGCCTCGTCGCGCAGGCAGACGGCACGACGCTTGCTGTCATCGCGCTCGAAACGGCGAAGCAGCGCATTCATCGAGTCTGGGCTATCCGGAACCCAGACAAGTTGGGCGCGTGGACACCGCTCTGA
- a CDS encoding SDR family NAD(P)-dependent oxidoreductase codes for MDLRLRGKRAFISGSTRGIGYAVAGALAAEGAAVVLHGRTPEGVQDAVSRLQGEGHGVEVSGVAGDVADDDQVGRLLEAVGDVDVLVNNVGVFEVKSFAAITDEDWRRVVDVNLMSAVRLSRQLLPGMLARGWGRIVMVSSESGVDVPSDMIHYAVTKAAMLALSNGLAKLTRGTEVTVNTVLGGPTYSDGVASAVRHIAELQGLSEKDMKAAIAASNTTSLVQRFLEPAELASLITYLASPLSSATNGGALRADGGRLVQVL; via the coding sequence ATGGATCTGCGGTTGAGGGGCAAGCGGGCGTTCATCAGTGGCTCGACGCGGGGCATCGGGTACGCCGTCGCCGGGGCGCTCGCGGCCGAGGGCGCTGCTGTCGTCCTCCACGGCCGCACGCCCGAAGGGGTTCAAGACGCTGTGAGCCGTCTGCAAGGGGAGGGGCACGGCGTCGAGGTGTCGGGTGTCGCCGGTGACGTCGCGGACGACGACCAGGTCGGCCGCCTGCTCGAGGCCGTCGGCGACGTCGACGTCCTGGTGAACAACGTCGGGGTCTTCGAGGTCAAGTCCTTCGCGGCGATCACGGACGAGGACTGGCGTCGCGTCGTCGACGTCAACCTGATGAGCGCCGTGCGGCTGTCGCGACAGCTGCTGCCGGGCATGCTCGCGCGGGGGTGGGGGCGCATCGTCATGGTGAGCAGCGAGTCGGGGGTCGACGTCCCGTCGGACATGATCCATTACGCGGTGACCAAGGCCGCGATGCTCGCACTGAGCAACGGTCTCGCCAAGCTGACCCGGGGCACCGAGGTCACGGTCAACACCGTCCTCGGGGGCCCGACGTACAGCGACGGCGTCGCGTCCGCCGTCCGCCACATCGCGGAGCTGCAAGGGCTGTCGGAGAAGGACATGAAGGCCGCCATCGCCGCGAGCAACACCACCTCGCTCGTACAGCGCTTCCTCGAGCCTGCCGAGCTAGCGAGCCTGATCACGTACCTCGCCAGCCCGCTCTCCTCGGCCACCAACGGCGGCGCGCTCCGCGCGGACGGGGGACGCCTGGTCCAAGTGCTCTGA
- a CDS encoding DMT family transporter: MSATVAPMPERGRARVVSVLYLAATMVFFGSAFPSSKVVVEQVPHSLAAALRFGIGAAVLVLLVLLRLARARRVTGAEPTRPGARRLLVRAAAAGLLGVFAYNVLFFWGLSLAPAADGAVLVPVLSPVFTAAAFVLAGRERPAPARVAGLLVGAGGAALFFAGIEATAGSARLLGDLLFVAGAACWAGYTVVSKRVLAGLDALLATTCATVAGAVALAVVALPAAVQVHWSAIPAVAWVNLVYLGVGPTAVAYLMYSIALRSLSPTTATLAMFAVPLFGVAGSAAFLGESFTHLQILGAAVLLAGAVVAVSARGRREEPGT; encoded by the coding sequence GTGAGCGCCACCGTCGCACCGATGCCCGAACGCGGCCGGGCGCGTGTGGTCTCCGTGCTGTATCTGGCCGCGACGATGGTGTTCTTCGGCAGCGCCTTTCCCAGTTCCAAGGTCGTGGTCGAGCAGGTTCCGCACTCCCTGGCCGCCGCGCTGCGGTTCGGCATCGGCGCGGCCGTGCTGGTGCTGCTGGTGCTGCTGCGCCTCGCTCGAGCCCGCCGGGTCACTGGTGCCGAGCCCACCCGTCCCGGTGCCCGGCGCTTGCTGGTCCGGGCCGCGGCAGCCGGGCTGCTCGGGGTCTTCGCCTACAACGTGTTGTTCTTCTGGGGGCTGTCGCTGGCGCCGGCCGCTGACGGCGCGGTTCTGGTGCCGGTGCTCTCCCCGGTATTCACCGCGGCCGCCTTCGTCCTGGCTGGTCGGGAGCGTCCGGCTCCGGCTCGAGTAGCCGGACTGCTGGTCGGTGCCGGCGGCGCCGCACTGTTCTTCGCCGGCATCGAGGCCACTGCAGGATCCGCGCGGCTGCTCGGGGATCTGCTCTTCGTCGCCGGCGCCGCCTGCTGGGCCGGTTACACCGTCGTCTCCAAGCGGGTGCTCGCCGGCCTGGATGCCCTGCTGGCCACCACCTGCGCCACCGTGGCCGGTGCCGTCGCTCTGGCGGTCGTGGCCCTGCCCGCCGCGGTGCAGGTCCACTGGTCGGCGATTCCGGCCGTCGCATGGGTGAACCTCGTCTATCTGGGAGTGGGCCCGACCGCAGTGGCCTACCTGATGTACTCGATCGCCCTGCGCTCGCTCAGCCCCACCACGGCCACGCTGGCCATGTTCGCCGTGCCCCTGTTCGGTGTGGCCGGGTCCGCGGCTTTCCTGGGCGAGTCATTCACCCATCTGCAGATCCTGGGAGCGGCCGTCCTCCTGGCCGGAGCGGTCGTCGCGGTGAGCGCCCGAGGGCGACGAGAGGAGCCCGGCACATGA
- a CDS encoding alpha/beta fold hydrolase: MYNFYYSRRMEVWTGSADAPLDETWPAFRPGAAVTLRATLSDRLGQRWASEVGAVADQRGAVALNASVDDEPDALIWSMALQPPPGRPPMPYVDACTDGLEALEIELTADGRRGRLLRRLVAADIEVTVVQGTGFAATVFTPVEAAPDRWALALGGSGGATSWSWQVAALLAAHGRRAAAVAYFDWSGQLGLPQSITELPIELVVRAAAAIDPGRRLRVDLIGFSKGAELALNAASRLELPLATVTAVAPSSHSWEAATSTPDGNPRGSWTQHGTTLPFLRFNAPPDFYASFDKTSLGPLHDRALDGTDAKHPARIPTERITAPLLLVAGTEDSTWPSARMTAGIASTRTDARQLIIDRAGHTITPPGLPVTPLDGHPAANARANRAMWRILQHHLALPS, translated from the coding sequence GTGTACAACTTCTACTACAGTAGACGCATGGAGGTCTGGACGGGCTCCGCCGACGCCCCCCTTGACGAGACCTGGCCGGCCTTTCGGCCCGGCGCGGCGGTGACGCTGCGCGCGACACTCAGCGATCGCCTCGGCCAGCGCTGGGCCAGCGAGGTGGGCGCCGTCGCCGACCAGCGCGGCGCCGTGGCGCTGAATGCTTCAGTCGATGACGAGCCGGACGCGCTGATCTGGTCGATGGCTCTACAGCCGCCGCCTGGGCGCCCGCCGATGCCCTACGTCGACGCCTGCACCGACGGTCTGGAAGCGCTGGAGATCGAGTTGACCGCCGACGGTCGGCGCGGCCGCCTCCTTCGCCGACTCGTCGCTGCCGACATCGAAGTGACGGTCGTACAGGGGACCGGCTTCGCCGCGACCGTCTTCACGCCCGTGGAAGCCGCTCCGGACCGCTGGGCGCTGGCGCTTGGCGGCTCGGGCGGTGCGACGTCCTGGTCCTGGCAAGTCGCCGCCCTGCTGGCCGCCCATGGCCGCCGTGCGGCGGCCGTCGCCTACTTCGATTGGTCCGGCCAACTCGGGCTGCCCCAGTCGATAACCGAGCTGCCGATCGAACTTGTCGTGCGCGCCGCCGCGGCGATCGATCCAGGCAGACGGCTCAGGGTCGACTTGATCGGCTTCTCCAAGGGCGCCGAGCTCGCGCTCAACGCCGCCAGCCGGCTCGAGCTCCCGCTGGCCACCGTCACCGCCGTGGCGCCCAGCTCGCACTCTTGGGAAGCCGCCACCAGTACACCCGACGGTAACCCGCGCGGCTCGTGGACCCAGCACGGCACCACGCTCCCCTTCCTACGCTTCAACGCTCCACCCGACTTCTACGCTTCCTTCGACAAGACCAGCCTTGGTCCATTGCACGACCGCGCCCTCGACGGCACTGACGCCAAGCACCCCGCGCGTATACCCACGGAACGGATCACCGCACCGCTGCTGCTGGTCGCCGGCACCGAGGACAGCACCTGGCCCTCTGCCCGCATGACCGCCGGAATCGCAAGCACCCGAACCGACGCTCGCCAGCTGATCATCGACCGAGCAGGCCACACGATCACCCCGCCCGGACTGCCCGTCACCCCGCTCGATGGCCATCCCGCCGCCAATGCCCGCGCCAACCGCGCCATGTGGCGCATACTCCAGCACCACCTCGCCCTTCCGAGCTGA